A portion of the Adhaeribacter radiodurans genome contains these proteins:
- a CDS encoding lipase family protein yields MRQFYLLSLFLTACFIGRAGYSQNLKPGFDKEEYIELLKIYSRWGDSTFYAGIAQSETYTRAYGSPTVGLENRWELHVNKAHSVAVISIRGTTADPVSWLANFYAAMVPAKGSIQLTHNLNFNYQLATNPRAAVHAGWLISLGFLANDILPRLDSCYRAGIKEYIILGHSQGGAIAYLLTSHLYNLQDTGKLPADIRFKTYCSAGPKPGNLYYAYEYESRTQGGWAFNVVNSADWVPEFPISIQTVNDFNLTNPFINAKAGIKKQKFPRRAALHYVYKQLTKHTLKAQKRYQQYLGTKASKFVKSQLKEIQIPTYYNSNHYVRTGAFIVLLADEAYYQQFPESKTKVFTHHMLQPYYYLAQKLK; encoded by the coding sequence ATGCGCCAATTTTACTTGTTGAGTTTATTTCTTACGGCATGCTTCATCGGGCGAGCTGGTTACAGCCAAAACCTGAAACCGGGCTTTGATAAAGAAGAATACATAGAATTACTAAAAATTTATTCCCGGTGGGGCGACTCCACTTTTTACGCTGGTATTGCTCAATCCGAAACGTACACGCGCGCTTACGGATCGCCAACGGTGGGCTTAGAGAATCGCTGGGAGCTGCACGTAAATAAGGCGCATTCGGTAGCCGTTATTAGTATTCGGGGTACAACTGCCGATCCGGTAAGCTGGTTGGCCAACTTCTATGCGGCTATGGTTCCGGCCAAAGGTTCTATTCAACTCACCCATAATTTAAATTTTAATTACCAACTGGCTACTAATCCGCGGGCGGCCGTGCACGCCGGTTGGCTTATAAGTCTTGGTTTTTTGGCAAATGATATATTGCCGCGCCTGGATTCCTGCTACCGGGCGGGCATAAAAGAATATATTATTTTAGGTCATAGCCAAGGTGGTGCTATTGCGTACTTGCTTACGTCGCATTTGTATAATTTGCAAGATACCGGAAAACTGCCCGCTGATATTAGGTTTAAAACGTATTGCAGCGCCGGGCCCAAACCAGGCAACTTGTATTATGCTTATGAGTACGAAAGTCGCACCCAAGGCGGCTGGGCTTTTAACGTGGTAAACTCCGCCGATTGGGTACCAGAATTTCCTATTTCTATTCAAACCGTAAATGATTTTAACCTCACCAACCCATTCATAAACGCGAAAGCTGGGATAAAAAAGCAAAAATTTCCCCGGAGAGCAGCCTTACATTACGTGTATAAACAACTAACCAAACATACTTTAAAAGCCCAGAAACGCTATCAGCAATATTTGGGTACTAAAGCTTCTAAATTCGTAAAGTCGCAATTAAAAGAAATTCAGATTCCAACTTATTATAATTCCAATCATTATGTGCGTACGGGCGCTTTTATTGTGTTACTGGCCGATGAAGCTTACTACCAGCAATTTCCCGAAAGTAAGACCAAAGTATTTACGCATCACATGTTGCAGCCTTATTACTATCTCGCTCAAAAATTGAAATAA
- the srmL gene encoding PheS-related mystery ligase SrmL gives MYNISPSIEEKRKLKLHINPKHPVCQLKSKIQEYFPGFTCFDTLSEVVTLAENFDSLLISANHPARAVTDTYYVDANHVLRTHTSAHQTTLLQRGETKFLVTGDVYRKDTIDRTHYPVFHQMEGVKLLPTGTDALSDLTKTLEGLIHHLFPGKEYRFLDDYFPFTTPSIQAEVQDNGQWVEILGAGVIHPQILANSNVAGTGWAFGLGIDRLLLNYCSIPDIRLLWSTDERFMQQFKAGLTTFQPYSKYPAVIRDISFWIKDYAENIEGLWSRHNDFSELCREIGQDLIESIIVLDKYTKADAVSLAYRIVYQSNDRTLLNEEVNEFQERIRTEASRQFGLILR, from the coding sequence ATGTACAATATTTCACCATCTATAGAAGAAAAAAGAAAATTAAAGCTGCATATTAATCCCAAGCACCCGGTTTGCCAGTTAAAATCTAAAATTCAAGAGTATTTTCCTGGCTTTACTTGTTTCGATACGTTATCCGAGGTAGTTACGCTTGCCGAAAACTTCGACAGTTTGTTGATTTCGGCCAACCATCCGGCGCGAGCAGTTACCGATACATATTACGTAGATGCTAACCATGTTTTGCGTACCCACACCTCGGCGCACCAAACCACCTTGCTGCAAAGAGGCGAAACTAAATTTTTAGTTACTGGAGATGTTTACCGCAAAGACACCATTGACCGAACGCATTATCCGGTGTTCCACCAGATGGAAGGGGTAAAACTTTTGCCAACGGGCACGGATGCTTTATCAGATTTAACAAAAACGTTAGAAGGATTGATACATCATTTGTTTCCGGGTAAAGAATACCGCTTTTTAGATGATTATTTTCCTTTTACTACCCCGTCTATACAAGCCGAAGTGCAGGATAACGGCCAATGGGTCGAAATATTAGGAGCAGGCGTTATTCACCCCCAGATTCTTGCGAACAGCAACGTAGCAGGTACAGGATGGGCTTTCGGTTTAGGTATAGACCGATTATTACTTAATTACTGCAGTATTCCGGATATACGGCTACTATGGTCTACCGACGAACGGTTTATGCAGCAATTTAAGGCCGGATTAACCACTTTCCAGCCTTATTCGAAATACCCGGCGGTTATCCGGGATATTTCTTTCTGGATAAAAGATTACGCTGAAAATATCGAAGGTCTCTGGAGCCGGCACAATGATTTTAGCGAGTTATGCCGGGAGATTGGTCAGGATTTGATTGAAAGTATAATCGTACTGGATAAATACACCAAGGCGGATGCAGTATCATTGGCTTACCGGATTGTGTACCAGTCCAACGACCGAACCCTACTCAACGAAGAAGTGAACGAATTTCAGGAAAGAATCAGAACGGAGGCTAGCCGCCAATTCGGGCTGATTTTAAGGTAA
- a CDS encoding integrase core domain-containing protein: protein MITDAYSHKIVGWALDTTLQTKGSLAALQMAIKSLPKGKERLIHHSDRGIQYCSKEYIQLLQAKDIRISRTSQGDPGENALAERINRTIKEEFNCPAFLSFDLAKAAITQAILSYNQLRPHASCDYLTPAQAHLREGLLNKRWRKYKRKNPVNQEWLIEKLNRIFTV, encoded by the coding sequence TTGATCACCGATGCTTATTCGCACAAGATTGTTGGATGGGCACTAGATACCACCTTACAGACCAAAGGATCATTGGCCGCATTGCAAATGGCAATTAAGAGTTTACCTAAGGGAAAAGAAAGGCTGATTCATCATTCTGACAGAGGCATTCAATATTGCTCGAAAGAATACATCCAACTCCTCCAAGCCAAGGACATCCGCATTAGTAGGACCAGCCAGGGTGATCCCGGGGAAAATGCTTTAGCAGAAAGAATAAATAGAACCATCAAAGAAGAATTTAATTGCCCGGCTTTTCTCTCTTTTGACTTGGCTAAAGCAGCTATTACCCAGGCCATCCTGTCTTATAACCAACTGCGCCCTCATGCTTCCTGTGATTACTTGACTCCTGCTCAGGCCCACCTCCGAGAAGGCCTACTGAATAAGCGCTGGCGAAAATACAAAAGAAAAAATCCTGTCAACCAGGAGTGGTTAATTGAGAAATTAAATAGAATTTTTACTGTTTAA
- a CDS encoding ATP-binding protein, with protein sequence MPTSFKLTIVLLLFTWQEMFAQTSSQAVELKQLGEQGILLDKGWKYHPGDNPDWAKLEYDDSKWKSINPTLDIHDLFPQIPRSGIGWFRLHLLVDSTLNNQLAMMIYQSGASEIYLNGKLIHRFGVISSNPEQVKAYKPTGKSVSFPVTKARRQILAIRYALQPHISYSAHWGWENLALFVVVNTVENAFDQYEKISAFDININVVFITLYAILGILYLAFYVSNPPQKVNLYFSLYALMQAVYWSFILYLKKQPFLEQIFIINNFLLVLMMVGYSFLLTAIYDLLEQKRGWIYYFILAVGVISISCGALIYGWGWMVFGFGFTNLINIDITRVALKAIRNNKKGAWIIATGGISFLTFWLLVTSQIFDSSLSTIFFPLAIFSIPITVSIYLGYDFALTHRSLKQNLAEVETLSAEKQQILTSQNETLERQVAQRTSELQNFLKELREAQSQLIQREKMASLGELTAGIAHEIQNPLNFVTNFSGVSVELIEELQQGLAAGEVAEATGLLIDIKQNLEKIILHGQRADSIVKGMLQHSRASTGQKELTDINALAEEYLRLAYHGLRAKDKDFHVNIITELDSTVGKLEVVPQELGRVLLNLLNNAFYATQQKKAQLNGQYQPEVRVSTRYQDKKVEIKVRDNGTGMPEIVKKKIFQPFFTTKPTGQGTGLGLSLSYDIITKGHQGELRVESQEEQFAEFTILLPV encoded by the coding sequence ATGCCTACTTCTTTTAAGCTCACCATAGTTCTGCTGTTGTTTACTTGGCAAGAAATGTTCGCGCAAACTTCCTCCCAAGCAGTGGAACTAAAGCAATTAGGGGAACAAGGTATTTTACTGGACAAAGGTTGGAAATATCATCCTGGTGATAATCCGGATTGGGCAAAGCTGGAATATGATGATAGTAAATGGAAATCTATTAATCCTACTTTAGACATTCATGATTTGTTTCCTCAAATTCCCCGATCAGGGATAGGTTGGTTTCGGCTCCATCTCCTAGTAGATAGTACCTTAAACAATCAGCTAGCAATGATGATTTACCAATCAGGAGCTTCTGAAATATATTTAAATGGAAAATTAATTCATCGTTTTGGCGTGATAAGCTCTAACCCAGAACAGGTAAAGGCTTATAAACCTACTGGCAAATCGGTTTCCTTTCCGGTTACAAAGGCACGCAGGCAAATACTGGCCATCCGATACGCTTTACAGCCCCATATTTCATATAGTGCTCATTGGGGCTGGGAAAACCTAGCCTTATTTGTCGTAGTGAATACAGTAGAAAACGCTTTTGACCAATATGAAAAGATAAGTGCTTTTGATATCAATATTAATGTTGTCTTTATAACTTTATATGCCATTTTAGGCATCCTCTACCTGGCTTTTTATGTATCTAATCCCCCGCAAAAAGTTAACCTCTATTTTTCTTTATATGCCCTGATGCAAGCAGTATACTGGTCTTTCATTCTATATCTGAAAAAACAACCTTTCCTCGAACAAATCTTTATTATTAATAACTTCTTATTAGTTCTCATGATGGTTGGCTATTCTTTTTTGCTTACTGCCATCTATGATTTACTAGAGCAAAAAAGAGGATGGATTTATTATTTCATCCTGGCTGTAGGGGTGATTAGCATTTCTTGTGGTGCTCTAATTTATGGCTGGGGATGGATGGTTTTTGGTTTTGGCTTTACCAATTTAATCAATATTGATATTACCCGGGTTGCCCTAAAAGCCATTCGAAATAATAAAAAAGGTGCGTGGATTATTGCCACAGGCGGAATTAGTTTTCTTACCTTTTGGCTTTTAGTTACCTCTCAGATCTTTGATTCATCATTATCTACCATCTTTTTCCCTTTAGCTATTTTCAGTATTCCCATTACTGTTTCCATTTATTTGGGGTATGATTTTGCCTTAACCCATCGCTCTTTAAAGCAAAATTTAGCAGAAGTAGAAACCCTTTCCGCAGAAAAGCAACAAATACTAACCTCGCAAAACGAAACTTTGGAAAGACAGGTGGCACAACGAACTTCCGAACTGCAAAACTTCCTTAAAGAACTGAGAGAAGCCCAAAGCCAATTGATCCAAAGAGAAAAAATGGCCTCCCTGGGTGAACTGACTGCGGGTATTGCTCATGAAATTCAAAACCCACTCAATTTTGTCACTAACTTCTCGGGCGTATCAGTAGAGTTGATCGAAGAACTGCAGCAGGGATTAGCCGCCGGGGAAGTAGCCGAAGCGACGGGCCTTCTAATAGACATCAAGCAGAATTTGGAAAAGATTATTCTTCACGGCCAACGGGCCGACTCCATTGTCAAAGGCATGCTGCAGCACTCGCGCGCTAGCACCGGCCAGAAAGAACTTACCGATATTAATGCTTTAGCTGAGGAATACCTGCGACTAGCTTACCACGGTTTGCGAGCAAAAGACAAAGATTTTCATGTTAATATAATAACCGAACTTGATTCCACCGTTGGTAAATTAGAAGTAGTGCCTCAGGAACTGGGTAGAGTGCTGCTCAACCTATTAAATAATGCCTTTTACGCCACCCAACAGAAGAAAGCCCAGCTTAACGGCCAATACCAACCAGAGGTAAGAGTAAGTACCAGATACCAAGATAAAAAAGTAGAAATTAAAGTGCGGGATAATGGTACCGGCATGCCGGAAATTGTGAAGAAGAAAATTTTTCAGCCCTTCTTTACCACCAAACCTACCGGCCAAGGTACCGGTTTGGGCTTGTCGCTGAGCTATGACATTATTACCAAAGGCCACCAGGGAGAACTAAGAGTAGAATCGCAAGAAGAACAGTTTGCCGAATTTACCATTCTTTTACCCGTTTAG
- a CDS encoding oxygen-binding di-iron domain-containing protein has product MIKVSEIAPDVYRISVFVPDFNLQFNHFLIKDEEPMLYHAGMRQMFPALLEAVSKIISPSQIRWIGFSHFEVDECGALNEWLQAAPDAKAVCSEAGAIVNMSDFAIRPAFAMAGNAVLNTGKYNYRFIRTPHLPHGWDAGVMFEETNRTLLCSDLFHQNGNVADITDKDILSSHRNSMLEFEQGPLMEYTPYTHHTAKLLYSLSDLKPKTLATMHGSSFYGDCSQALIDLNSVMKEIWGGEAK; this is encoded by the coding sequence ATGATTAAAGTTTCAGAAATTGCCCCAGATGTATACCGAATTTCGGTATTTGTTCCAGATTTTAATTTGCAGTTCAATCATTTTTTGATTAAAGATGAGGAGCCTATGCTCTATCACGCTGGAATGAGACAAATGTTTCCTGCGCTATTGGAAGCGGTAAGTAAAATCATTTCTCCTTCTCAGATAAGGTGGATAGGGTTTAGTCATTTTGAGGTAGACGAGTGCGGCGCACTTAATGAATGGTTGCAGGCAGCACCCGATGCTAAAGCTGTTTGCAGTGAAGCGGGTGCTATTGTTAATATGTCGGATTTTGCGATAAGACCCGCCTTTGCCATGGCAGGTAATGCTGTTTTAAATACAGGAAAGTATAATTATCGTTTTATTAGAACTCCTCATTTACCCCACGGATGGGATGCAGGGGTAATGTTCGAGGAAACAAATAGGACTTTGCTATGCTCCGATTTATTTCATCAAAATGGAAATGTAGCGGATATAACAGACAAGGACATTTTATCTTCACACAGGAATTCAATGCTTGAATTTGAACAAGGACCTCTAATGGAATACACACCTTATACTCATCATACTGCAAAGCTACTTTATTCATTGTCAGACCTTAAACCAAAAACACTCGCAACCATGCACGGTTCTTCATTTTATGGTGATTGTAGTCAAGCACTAATAGACCTTAATTCTGTAATGAAAGAAATCTGGGGAGGTGAGGCCAAATAA
- a CDS encoding rod shape-determining protein translates to MGLFNFLTQDIAIDLGTANILIMHNNALVLDEPAIIAFNRTTQEVLAVGHKAQQMEGKTHENIRTIRPLMDGVIADFNAAEHLIRGLIKMIQLDQGWFTPSLRMVICIPAGITEVEKRAIRDSAQTAGAKEVYLIQEPMAAALGIGIDVEEPVGNMIIDIGGGTTEIAVIAMSGIVCDQSIKVAGQTFDAEILQYMRQQHNLMIGLRTAEKIKIEVGAAAVDLEFPPKDYAVLGRDLMSGIPKKIKVSYVEIAHCLDKTVAKMEEAVMKALEITPPELASDIYQNGIYLTGGGALLRGLDRRIAAITKLPVHVPEDALRAVSRGTGIALQNLDRFTFLMR, encoded by the coding sequence ATGGGATTGTTTAACTTTTTAACCCAAGATATTGCCATCGATTTAGGCACGGCCAATATCTTGATTATGCACAATAATGCGCTGGTACTGGATGAGCCAGCTATTATTGCTTTTAATCGCACTACTCAGGAAGTATTAGCCGTGGGCCACAAAGCCCAGCAGATGGAAGGCAAAACACACGAAAACATTCGTACGATTCGACCTTTAATGGACGGTGTAATTGCGGATTTTAATGCCGCCGAGCACTTGATCCGTGGTTTAATTAAGATGATCCAGCTCGACCAGGGCTGGTTTACCCCTTCTTTACGCATGGTCATTTGCATTCCAGCTGGGATTACCGAAGTAGAGAAAAGAGCCATCCGGGACTCGGCCCAAACAGCTGGGGCCAAAGAAGTGTATTTGATTCAGGAACCCATGGCGGCCGCGTTGGGCATTGGAATTGACGTGGAAGAACCGGTAGGTAACATGATTATTGATATTGGCGGTGGCACTACCGAAATAGCGGTGATTGCTATGAGCGGCATTGTTTGTGATCAATCCATTAAGGTGGCCGGACAAACATTTGATGCCGAAATCCTGCAGTACATGCGGCAACAACACAATTTAATGATAGGCCTTCGAACGGCCGAAAAGATAAAAATAGAAGTAGGCGCGGCTGCAGTTGACTTAGAGTTTCCCCCGAAAGATTATGCGGTTCTAGGCCGCGATTTGATGAGCGGTATCCCGAAAAAGATTAAAGTGAGCTACGTTGAAATAGCGCACTGTTTGGATAAAACGGTAGCCAAAATGGAAGAGGCGGTGATGAAAGCTTTGGAAATTACCCCTCCGGAACTAGCCAGTGATATTTACCAAAACGGCATTTACCTGACGGGTGGGGGTGCCTTGTTACGCGGTTTAGATCGCCGCATTGCCGCTATCACTAAGCTGCCGGTGCACGTGCCCGAAGATGCTTTACGAGCCGTAAGCCGCGGGACGGGCATTGCTCTGCAAAACCTTGACCGCTTTACTTTTTTGATGCGGTAA
- a CDS encoding cold-shock protein yields MSTYTGTVKFYNREKGFGFIKVDGSSEDLFVHQTGLIDTISENDQVEFDQEKGKKGMNAVNVKRI; encoded by the coding sequence ATGAGCACTTATACAGGAACTGTAAAATTTTACAATCGAGAAAAAGGCTTCGGCTTCATCAAAGTAGATGGTTCGAGCGAAGATTTATTCGTTCACCAGACGGGACTTATTGATACCATATCGGAAAATGACCAAGTCGAGTTTGACCAAGAGAAAGGTAAAAAGGGCATGAATGCCGTGAATGTCAAACGAATTTAA
- a CDS encoding PhoPQ-activated protein PqaA family protein, whose amino-acid sequence MKVTRLISLLLFLLILNQVGSYGQKAIPSNDALSRYVEKPDTSFHWQADLPSSDNSGTFYEVNFQSQNWQNIPWKHQLIVYFPAKAKYPATMLLVLRHLYDREAGLASLKVISDSTGTPAAMLYDIPNQPLFESKEEDDLQAYTFSQYLKTGDESWPLLFPMVKSVVRALDVVQLLAKRQKQLAVTDFILAGHSKRGHTTWLTAAADKRVKGIIPIAIDILNSKAQLPHHLEAFGEYSTPSQATTNLLKELQQPRGQRLIQMVDAYSYREQLLIPKLIVSATNDNFFTTDALNLYWPGLKRSKAVLYLSNANHVQADADPRINPTAFAFARAVAAHTSLPPLSWQYRPEKDRIRLEIRTDKRATKARLWTSRAKTKDFRQAVWSSQPITQISKTKGDQEFIYTVEVSRPASGYKAIFGEVEFVEDGHSFLLSTQTYISSSDR is encoded by the coding sequence ATGAAAGTCACCCGTTTAATAAGCTTACTTCTTTTCTTATTAATCTTGAATCAGGTAGGCAGTTATGGTCAAAAGGCAATACCTTCTAACGATGCTCTGTCGCGTTATGTCGAAAAGCCAGACACTTCCTTTCACTGGCAAGCAGATCTGCCAAGCTCCGATAACTCGGGTACTTTCTATGAAGTGAACTTCCAATCGCAAAACTGGCAAAACATTCCCTGGAAACACCAACTCATCGTTTACTTTCCTGCGAAAGCTAAATACCCAGCTACTATGCTCTTGGTGTTGCGGCATCTATACGACCGAGAAGCTGGTCTGGCTAGTTTGAAAGTAATTAGCGATTCCACCGGTACTCCCGCTGCGATGCTCTACGATATTCCCAATCAACCTTTATTTGAAAGCAAGGAAGAAGATGATCTGCAGGCTTATACCTTTTCTCAATATTTAAAAACAGGAGATGAAAGCTGGCCTTTACTATTTCCCATGGTTAAAAGCGTAGTACGAGCCCTTGATGTGGTCCAGCTATTAGCCAAGCGGCAAAAACAACTGGCAGTCACTGATTTTATCCTAGCAGGCCATTCTAAGCGGGGACATACTACCTGGTTAACGGCGGCGGCCGATAAACGGGTAAAAGGAATTATTCCCATTGCCATTGACATCTTAAATTCAAAGGCTCAGCTGCCTCACCATCTCGAAGCTTTTGGCGAGTACAGCACGCCTTCGCAAGCCACTACGAATTTACTTAAAGAACTTCAGCAACCCCGCGGACAACGACTGATTCAAATGGTAGACGCTTATTCTTACCGGGAGCAGCTCCTAATACCTAAGTTAATAGTTTCAGCCACGAATGATAACTTCTTCACCACGGATGCTTTAAACTTATATTGGCCGGGCTTAAAAAGATCTAAAGCGGTGCTTTATCTTTCGAATGCTAACCATGTACAGGCCGATGCGGATCCGCGAATCAATCCTACGGCTTTTGCCTTTGCCCGCGCCGTAGCGGCACATACAAGTTTACCTCCCCTAAGTTGGCAGTACCGGCCAGAGAAAGATCGTATTCGGTTAGAGATCCGAACCGATAAGCGAGCCACGAAAGCCCGACTATGGACTAGTCGAGCCAAGACAAAGGATTTTCGGCAAGCTGTGTGGAGCTCCCAACCTATTACTCAAATAAGTAAAACGAAGGGAGATCAAGAATTTATTTACACCGTGGAAGTATCCCGACCAGCTAGTGGTTATAAGGCCATTTTCGGGGAAGTGGAATTTGTGGAGGATGGTCACTCCTTTTTACTTTCTACCCAAACTTATATCAGTTCATCTGATAGATAA
- a CDS encoding RES family NAD+ phosphorylase produces the protein MVVYRLAKKEYVRDLTGTGGLFGSARWHEKGTRILYTAGSFSLAKLEVLANTKSIPKNYHLILIEIPDDISHKELSIADLPSNWNSFPHPKELVAFTEQWIKENKFLVMRVPSVHSPFEWNYLINPLHAEAGRLQVIEELAHEFDPRLK, from the coding sequence ATGGTTGTCTATCGATTAGCAAAAAAGGAGTACGTTCGAGACCTTACGGGAACTGGTGGATTGTTTGGCTCAGCAAGATGGCATGAAAAAGGAACTCGCATTTTGTACACGGCAGGAAGTTTTTCTTTAGCTAAGTTAGAAGTGCTAGCTAATACTAAATCAATCCCTAAGAACTACCATTTAATTCTCATTGAAATTCCAGATGATATTAGTCATAAAGAGCTCTCTATTGCTGATTTACCTAGTAACTGGAATTCATTTCCGCATCCTAAGGAATTAGTTGCCTTTACCGAGCAGTGGATCAAAGAAAATAAGTTTTTGGTAATGAGAGTTCCATCTGTTCATTCCCCTTTCGAATGGAACTACTTGATAAATCCTTTGCATGCAGAGGCAGGAAGATTACAAGTGATTGAAGAACTCGCACATGAATTTGATCCCCGCTTAAAGTAA
- the parS gene encoding type II RES/Xre toxin-antitoxin system antitoxin: protein MSLDSIMNIMGGPKNIGRDIHTRLDFIKASREGAVSIAVVKSIQNKIHLTNKMMSSILEISESTLQRHIKEDRKLKKAESETAYEVSKVIAKGIEVFEDENDFNEWLYTKNTALGEERPIDWLDSSIGREQLLDLLVSIEHGMYS from the coding sequence ATGTCGTTAGATTCAATCATGAACATAATGGGTGGGCCTAAAAATATTGGCCGTGACATCCATACTCGATTAGACTTTATAAAAGCCTCTAGAGAAGGTGCAGTGTCAATTGCTGTTGTAAAATCTATTCAAAACAAGATACATCTGACCAATAAAATGATGAGCAGTATCTTAGAAATATCTGAAAGCACTCTACAACGGCATATCAAGGAAGATCGGAAATTAAAAAAAGCAGAATCCGAAACAGCTTACGAGGTCTCCAAAGTAATAGCGAAAGGTATTGAGGTCTTTGAAGATGAAAATGATTTTAATGAATGGTTGTATACAAAAAATACCGCTTTAGGAGAGGAAAGGCCAATTGACTGGTTAGATTCATCTATTGGGAGAGAGCAATTGCTAGATTTACTAGTTAGTATTGAACATGGCATGTACTCTTAA